The genomic segment GATCCGCGATCAGGGCGCCGCCGCGTGAGGTGGCCCCCACGACCAGGGCACCCGAGATCAGGACCAGATTCTTGATGATGTACTGGCCTTCAAGGTTCGGCACCAGCGGAAAGACTTTGAAGGTCTCCTCGGGAAAAAAGATCAGGGGCAGGAACGTCCCGGCCATCTGCAGCAGGAGCAGCAGCACCGTGACCCGCAGGAACCTGCCGCTCAGCAGGCCCAGCCCGATCGCGCATTCCCAGGTGGCCAGGAGAGGCAAGCTGGCCTGCGCAGGAACCAGCCCGAACGTGAGGACCGAAATGGTGTGGGTTGCCAGGCCTTCGGCGCTGCTCATGCCTGGAAAAAATTTCTGCACCCCAAACCAGAAGAAGATCAGTCCCAGCGAGAGACGCAGCAGCGTAATCCCGTGCCTGGCCCACCAGCCGACAAGGCGGGCTTCATACAGATTGAAGGCTGCCGTAAACTCAGACCCCTTCTGAACGGGTGTGCGCGACGATGACCGGCCGTGAAGTTCTGGGGAAAATCGCATAGTACCCTCCGGCAGAGTCAGATGAGGACACTTCCTTCCCTGCTGCTACACGGCTATATGCCGCAGGCAGTCAGGCGGATCACCCAGCGCAGCCAGGCCGCCTTGAGCATCCCTGAAGCGGGCGCCCTCAGAAGTGACGTGGTGCCGTCCGTCCTGAGGGCGCCAACGTCACGGCGAACCTCCCCCGGTGCGTGAAACGACGTTCCAGGCCGTCCGGCTCAGACTGCGCCGCCCGGTGTGCCCCAGCGCCGCGCACAGCCGCTGCGCACCAGGCTGATGCGGGCACCTGCCCTGAGCCTGAAACCCTCTGGCCCCACACCCCTGACCATGGGCGGCGCCACACACGTGCACACGTGCCTCCCGCATGTCCAAGACTGCAGTTCCGATCCCAACCCCATCAAGCGGCAGGTCCAGCTAAAAAACAGGGAACCCAGGGACGCTGGCCAGCGCCGTCCCAGGTCCCCCGGCCGACCTTGGCAGTCAGTACGCAAATCCTGCAGGCGTGGGTTCCGGGCGATCACCCTCATGAAGACGCTGGTGCCGCCATGATGCCGCGTGTCCTGGTACTGCAAGGTGCTGCAGGCGTGCCGCAGGGATGTGCCGCCGCAAGACGGCCGGCTGTCGGCGGGGGACATCCTGAAATCACCGCCGTTTATTCAGCCCGCCGCCCAGCCCCCGGCCGTTCAGCATCGGCCCTCCGGCCGGGCGACCGCCTCTCCTGTTCCGTGACAGAGCGCTGCCTCTGCCCCAGGCCAGACCTCATTTCAGATGGGCCGTCAGGATGAAGTGGAACACACCAGACCGTCAGGTCTCAGAGGTCTGAACCAGATGTGGCAGTTCCCCGCGAATACTCATGACGGAGGGTGTGGCGCCCCATGGTAATCACCAGAGAACGTGGGTCCAGTCCTCCGCGTGACGTGAATGAACGGCGGCGGCCGCGGCGGCCTGCTTCTGCTGCGCGGTCATCGTGTCGGAGATAACGTTGTTGGGATTGGTCGGATCAATCACAGGCAGGATCTCCAGGGACGTCCGCATATACCCCAGGACGTGCCAGACGTTTTCCGTTACGTCGTAAGGCCGGCCCTTCAGGGCTTCGATGGTGAATAGCTCCAGGTAGAACGACGGAAAGTCCAGGACGTGCAGCGTCCGCCAGATTTTCAGCAGGCGAATTTCCTCGGTCCGTCTGGACCGCCGGACCAGGTCGATGTGCTCTTGGATGTTGGTCTGGCGCCACTTGTCAACTTTGCGGATATACAGGTTGTGGTAGTGCTCAAAGCCAGCCTGATGGCGGGCCGGGAGGAGGTCGATCCGGCGGCCCTCCACCTCAACCGCGATGCCGACATTCCTCCGGCGGGGCG from the Deinococcus taeanensis genome contains:
- a CDS encoding DoxX family protein; this encodes MRFSPELHGRSSSRTPVQKGSEFTAAFNLYEARLVGWWARHGITLLRLSLGLIFFWFGVQKFFPGMSSAEGLATHTISVLTFGLVPAQASLPLLATWECAIGLGLLSGRFLRVTVLLLLLQMAGTFLPLIFFPEETFKVFPLVPNLEGQYIIKNLVLISGALVVGATSRGGALIADPKAARSAERMQAVHARFRRRFHREP